A window of the Candidatus Binataceae bacterium genome harbors these coding sequences:
- a CDS encoding alpha/beta hydrolase domain-containing protein, with amino-acid sequence MKIEIARVESAFGGMSFGTVGAYEKVIGRAFGEVDPSHPLNAVIANLDKAPRNAAGLVEYWMDFCLLKPTDLRKGNRYLLYDALNRGDKLALVDLNDASKGLGSNELATAEDAGNGFLMRRGYSILFGAWQGDVAPEEGHMLAGFPVATGAGKPIVGESREEFVFGQDSGRVVAPLTYPANTLEQSEATLTVRQRQKDRRTPVPPDRWRFLSPTRLEIILADGFDGGAIYEFIYQARDPIVMGLGFAAVRDLVEFMRHAATDDSGRPNPLSLGRGGPIVDDVIAYGRSQPGRFLREFVHLGFNQTPSGRRVFDGIYASLAGSRRIFLNHPFSQPGRFNREHEDHLYPGDQFPFTYATRTDSISGKTGGIMERCLASGTCPKMMHADTSTEFWQGRCSLVVTDEHGQDIALPEQVRVYAFAGTQHAGPAMLRHSGVFFQNHTYPLNRLDYGPLNRALLVALQQWVSAGTLPPESRFPRAGDGTLVPPSPGSGLAFPDIPGVRYTGLFNELCVMDYSSEPPRAIPGREYPVLVPKVDEDGNEIAGIRLPDITVPLGTRTGWNIRCAGCAEGALMVVGSFIPFVATVKERRETGDPRPSLEERYPSHEHYVDAVARAAAVLQKERLLLEEDVERYVAAAKTSTVGR; translated from the coding sequence ATGAAAATCGAAATCGCCCGCGTTGAAAGCGCCTTTGGCGGGATGTCGTTCGGCACCGTCGGAGCCTACGAAAAGGTCATCGGCCGCGCATTCGGCGAAGTCGATCCGTCGCATCCACTCAACGCCGTAATCGCCAATCTCGACAAGGCGCCCCGCAACGCCGCCGGCCTGGTCGAATATTGGATGGATTTCTGCCTTCTGAAGCCGACCGATCTGCGCAAAGGTAATCGGTATCTTCTGTACGACGCGCTCAATCGCGGCGACAAGCTCGCCCTGGTCGACCTGAACGACGCGTCCAAGGGCCTGGGATCGAACGAACTTGCGACCGCCGAAGACGCCGGCAACGGCTTCCTGATGCGCCGGGGCTATTCGATCCTGTTCGGCGCATGGCAGGGCGACGTCGCGCCTGAAGAGGGACATATGCTCGCCGGCTTTCCGGTCGCAACCGGGGCCGGAAAGCCTATCGTCGGCGAATCGAGAGAGGAATTCGTCTTCGGCCAGGATTCGGGAAGAGTGGTCGCGCCGCTGACCTACCCCGCCAATACGCTGGAGCAGAGCGAGGCGACACTTACGGTCCGCCAACGCCAGAAGGATCGGCGGACACCGGTCCCGCCGGATCGATGGCGCTTTCTCTCTCCCACCAGGCTCGAAATCATCCTCGCCGACGGTTTCGACGGCGGTGCAATATACGAGTTCATCTACCAGGCGCGCGATCCGATCGTGATGGGTCTCGGATTCGCCGCGGTCCGCGACCTGGTGGAATTCATGCGCCATGCGGCAACAGACGATAGCGGCCGGCCCAATCCGCTGAGCCTCGGTCGAGGCGGCCCGATCGTCGATGACGTCATCGCCTACGGAAGATCGCAGCCGGGCCGCTTCCTGCGCGAGTTCGTGCACCTGGGATTCAACCAGACGCCGTCAGGCCGAAGGGTTTTCGACGGAATTTATGCGAGCCTCGCGGGTTCCCGCAGAATTTTCTTGAACCATCCCTTCTCCCAGCCGGGGCGGTTCAATCGCGAGCACGAGGACCATCTTTATCCCGGCGATCAGTTTCCGTTTACCTACGCAACTCGCACCGATTCGATAAGCGGGAAGACCGGCGGCATCATGGAGCGTTGCCTTGCTTCCGGCACCTGCCCCAAGATGATGCACGCCGATACCAGCACCGAATTCTGGCAGGGGCGATGTTCCCTGGTCGTAACCGACGAGCACGGCCAGGACATTGCGCTGCCCGAGCAGGTCCGCGTGTACGCCTTCGCCGGAACGCAGCATGCGGGCCCTGCGATGCTCCGGCACAGCGGGGTCTTCTTCCAGAACCACACGTATCCACTGAATCGTCTCGACTACGGGCCTTTGAACCGGGCATTGCTGGTAGCGCTGCAGCAATGGGTCAGCGCGGGGACACTACCGCCGGAGAGCCGGTTTCCGCGCGCCGGCGATGGAACTCTCGTGCCTCCCTCGCCAGGATCGGGTCTCGCCTTTCCCGACATTCCGGGCGTTCGCTACACGGGGCTCTTCAACGAACTGTGCGTGATGGATTACAGCTCGGAGCCGCCCCGGGCGATCCCCGGCCGCGAATACCCGGTCCTGGTCCCCAAGGTTGACGAGGACGGCAACGAGATCGCCGGCATACGCCTGCCCGACATCACGGTGCCTCTGGGCACGCGGACGGGATGGAACATCCGGTGCGCCGGATGCGCGGAGGGCGCATTGATGGTGGTGGGCTCGTTCATCCCATTCGTGGCTACAGTGAAGGAGCGTCGTGAAACGGGCGACCCGCGACCCTCTCTCGAAGAGCGATACCCGAGCCACGAGCACTACGTTGACGCGGTCGCGCGCGCCGCGGCCGTGCTTCAAAAGGAGCGGCTGCTGCTAGAGGAAGACGTCGAGCGCTACGTCGCCGCGGCCAAGACTTCGACGGTCGGCCGCTAG
- a CDS encoding enoyl-CoA hydratase/isomerase family protein, with protein sequence MTEARYGDVSVAVKDYVGTVEIHRPPHNYFDVQLIRDLANAFGALDEDAACRASVLCAEGKSFCAGANFANRAATGVEAGTEKRNPLYSEAVRLFGSRKPIIGAIQGPAIGGGLGLALVPDFRVVCPEARFAANFVKIGFHPGFGLTYTLPRLIGVQKANLLFLTGRRINGEEAYAWGLADVLVEADRLRETATKLAAEIAENAPLAINSTRATVRRGLAEAVQAQTDLEFIEQDWLMRTEDHREGIKAVAERRPGRFVGR encoded by the coding sequence ATGACGGAAGCCAGATATGGCGACGTATCGGTCGCGGTGAAGGACTACGTAGGCACGGTCGAGATTCATCGGCCGCCGCACAATTATTTCGACGTCCAGCTCATCCGCGACCTGGCCAACGCGTTCGGCGCGCTGGACGAAGATGCGGCCTGCCGCGCCTCCGTGCTCTGCGCCGAGGGCAAGTCATTCTGTGCCGGCGCCAATTTCGCTAACCGGGCGGCGACCGGCGTCGAGGCCGGCACGGAGAAGCGCAATCCGCTCTATTCCGAGGCGGTGCGGCTCTTCGGCTCCAGGAAGCCGATCATCGGCGCGATCCAGGGACCGGCAATCGGCGGCGGCCTCGGACTCGCGCTGGTGCCGGATTTCCGCGTCGTTTGTCCCGAGGCGCGCTTTGCTGCCAACTTCGTCAAAATCGGCTTCCATCCGGGTTTCGGACTCACCTACACGTTGCCGCGTCTGATCGGCGTCCAGAAGGCGAATCTGCTGTTCCTCACGGGTCGGCGTATCAACGGCGAAGAAGCCTACGCGTGGGGACTCGCCGACGTTCTGGTCGAAGCAGACCGCCTACGCGAGACGGCGACGAAGCTCGCGGCCGAAATTGCCGAGAATGCACCGTTGGCCATCAATTCGACCCGCGCCACCGTGCGCCGGGGACTGGCCGAAGCCGTGCAGGCGCAGACCGACCTCGAGTTCATCGAGCAGGACTGGTTGATGCGCACCGAGGATCATCGCGAAGGCATCAAGGCGGTCGCCGAGCGGCGCCCCGGGCGTTTCGTCGGAAGATAG
- a CDS encoding acyl-CoA dehydrogenase family protein: MDFAITEEHRMMVESVRQFREKELMPLEKEFLLKGKLDIKVRHNLERRGREAGFWALEVPAEYGGNDVGQLAMCMINEELFKHPAMFEFGGSPEPALYLCNDEQKKRFFYPIINGEKHSCYAFTEPDAGSDFARIRTTAVRDGDRWIVNGTKTFISYVEGADFVILFTTSNPKLGSRGITCFLVEMDTPGFKVAREIPTMGDNWDPHELQFTDCVVADANRLGEADGGFAVADYQLTHGRLKIGAFQLGIAARSIEMAVEWAKQRTTWGKPIASRQAIQWMLADSEVELEAARLLVYRAGWMADAKQKIRNEAFIAKLYATEMAQRVTDRCIQIFGGLGYTRELPIQSFFRQVRVWRIGHGTAEIHRWMIARNMLGQSSRD, encoded by the coding sequence ATGGATTTCGCAATCACCGAAGAGCATCGCATGATGGTCGAAAGCGTGCGCCAGTTCCGCGAAAAGGAGCTGATGCCGCTCGAGAAAGAATTCCTGCTCAAGGGCAAACTCGACATCAAGGTCCGTCACAACCTCGAACGCCGGGGGCGCGAGGCCGGCTTCTGGGCGCTCGAAGTGCCGGCCGAATACGGCGGCAACGACGTCGGCCAACTCGCGATGTGCATGATCAACGAAGAGCTGTTCAAGCATCCCGCGATGTTCGAGTTCGGCGGAAGCCCGGAGCCGGCGCTCTATCTCTGCAATGACGAGCAAAAGAAACGCTTCTTCTATCCGATCATCAACGGCGAGAAGCATAGCTGCTACGCCTTCACCGAGCCCGACGCGGGCTCGGACTTCGCGCGAATCCGCACCACCGCCGTGCGCGACGGCGACCGATGGATCGTGAACGGCACCAAGACGTTTATCTCCTACGTCGAGGGCGCCGACTTCGTGATCCTGTTCACTACGAGCAACCCCAAGCTGGGTTCGCGGGGCATCACCTGCTTCCTGGTCGAGATGGACACGCCGGGCTTTAAGGTCGCGCGCGAGATTCCCACCATGGGCGACAACTGGGACCCCCACGAGCTGCAGTTCACCGATTGCGTCGTGGCGGACGCGAACCGCCTGGGCGAGGCCGACGGCGGCTTCGCGGTCGCCGACTATCAGCTCACCCACGGGCGGCTCAAGATCGGTGCGTTCCAGCTCGGAATCGCGGCACGCTCGATCGAGATGGCAGTCGAATGGGCCAAGCAGCGCACCACCTGGGGCAAGCCCATCGCGAGCCGCCAGGCGATCCAGTGGATGCTCGCCGACTCGGAGGTCGAGCTGGAAGCGGCGCGGCTGCTGGTCTATCGGGCGGGCTGGATGGCCGACGCGAAGCAGAAAATCCGCAACGAGGCGTTCATCGCCAAGCTCTACGCGACCGAGATGGCGCAGCGCGTCACCGATCGCTGCATCCAGATTTTCGGCGGCCTCGGCTACACCCGCGAGCTGCCGATCCAGAGCTTCTTCCGCCAGGTGCGCGTCTGGCGAATCGGCCACGGCACCGCCGAGATCCATCGCTGGATGATCGCGCGCAACATGCTCGGCCAATCGTCACGCGACTAA
- a CDS encoding MaoC family dehydratase N-terminal domain-containing protein: MSVSIPALFEELKPYVGRSERTDLGIMRKEAFQRFAVAADNLNPIFFEAEAARAAGYPETVAPPLFLSAVRNWQTGPPQDSLRPDGTTSHEFAFLPLEGMRIMGGGQNLEFHAPVTDGMRVTMELRLDGVELKQGRSGDLLLIKVIQIYRDAGERPLVTCRETFIAR, translated from the coding sequence ATGAGCGTCTCGATTCCCGCGCTGTTCGAAGAACTCAAACCCTACGTCGGGCGAAGCGAACGCACCGACCTCGGAATCATGCGCAAGGAGGCCTTCCAGCGCTTCGCCGTCGCCGCCGACAATCTAAACCCGATCTTCTTCGAGGCCGAGGCCGCGCGTGCCGCCGGCTATCCCGAGACGGTCGCGCCTCCGCTCTTTCTGAGCGCGGTCCGCAACTGGCAGACGGGTCCGCCGCAGGATTCGCTCCGCCCCGACGGCACCACCAGCCACGAATTCGCGTTTCTGCCGCTTGAGGGAATGCGCATCATGGGCGGCGGCCAGAACCTGGAGTTCCATGCGCCGGTGACCGACGGCATGCGGGTCACGATGGAATTGCGGCTCGACGGCGTCGAGCTCAAGCAGGGACGCTCGGGCGATCTGCTGCTGATCAAGGTAATCCAGATTTATCGCGACGCCGGCGAGCGCCCGCTCGTGACCTGCCGCGAAACCTTCATCGCGCGCTGA
- a CDS encoding 2-oxoacid:ferredoxin oxidoreductase subunit beta, with product MATALTRKDFISDQEVRWCPGCGDYAILAQVQKIMPELGVPRENTVFISGIGCSSRFPYYMNTYGFHTIHGRAPAVATGLKVTRPELDVWVVTGDGDGLSIGGNHLIHVLRRNVDLKILLFNNRIYGLTKGQYSPTSEVGKVTKSTPVGSVDFPFNPITVALGAHAAFVARTVDVEQKHLGEVLKRGHANRGASFIEILQNCNIFNDDAFKEVSDKTIKADHQLVLEHGKPLIFGKNRDRGIRMNGMRPEVVQLGNGVSESDIVVHDETNLSLAFMLGNFEPPMPTPIGVFYCAPRPTYDAAMNKQLEEAKARMGAGDPQKLLRQGDTWTVN from the coding sequence ATGGCTACCGCTTTAACCCGCAAGGATTTCATCTCGGACCAGGAAGTGCGCTGGTGTCCGGGATGCGGCGATTACGCGATCCTCGCCCAGGTCCAGAAGATCATGCCGGAGCTGGGCGTGCCGCGCGAAAACACGGTCTTCATCTCGGGCATCGGCTGCTCGAGCCGGTTTCCGTACTACATGAACACCTACGGCTTCCATACGATTCACGGCCGCGCACCGGCGGTCGCGACCGGGCTTAAGGTCACGCGGCCCGAACTTGACGTATGGGTCGTAACGGGCGACGGCGACGGACTCTCAATCGGCGGCAACCATCTGATTCACGTGCTGCGCCGCAACGTCGACCTGAAGATCCTGCTCTTCAACAACCGAATCTATGGCCTCACCAAGGGCCAGTATTCGCCGACCTCGGAAGTAGGCAAGGTCACCAAGTCCACGCCCGTCGGTTCGGTCGATTTCCCGTTCAATCCGATCACGGTCGCGCTCGGCGCGCACGCGGCCTTCGTCGCGCGCACGGTCGACGTCGAGCAGAAGCATCTCGGCGAAGTACTCAAGCGCGGCCACGCCAATCGCGGCGCGTCATTTATCGAGATCCTCCAGAACTGCAATATCTTCAACGACGACGCCTTCAAGGAAGTGAGCGACAAGACGATTAAAGCCGACCACCAGCTCGTGCTCGAGCACGGCAAGCCGCTCATCTTCGGCAAGAACCGCGACCGCGGTATCCGGATGAACGGGATGCGTCCCGAGGTGGTTCAGCTCGGCAACGGCGTGAGCGAAAGCGACATCGTGGTGCACGACGAGACGAATCTTTCGCTCGCCTTCATGCTGGGAAACTTCGAGCCGCCGATGCCCACGCCGATCGGCGTCTTCTACTGCGCGCCGCGCCCGACCTACGACGCGGCGATGAACAAGCAGCTCGAAGAGGCGAAGGCCAGGATGGGCGCCGGCGATCCGCAAAAGCTGCTGCGCCAGGGCGATACCTGGACGGTCAACTAG
- a CDS encoding 2-oxoacid:acceptor oxidoreductase subunit alpha: MALPPEAAGQTAESHGLAGGGAGHKRREKVEHVVIRFAGDSGDGMQLAGMQFTTESALAGNDIATLPDFPAEIRAPAGTLAGVSGFQVNFSSSEIFTAGDEPDVLVAMNPAALKANLDDVPPNGVIIADVAAFSESNLKRAGFTSNPLTDHSLDKYQVFQVDVTRMTTLALRDSGLNNRAVMRCRNLFVLGLVSWLYQRPIASTENWLAGRFRKLPDVLAANVKALKAGYNYGETTEAFASSYIVDPARIAKGFYRNITGNSATALGFVVAACRAKRPLFLGSYPITPASDVLHDLAGFKNFPVYTFQAEDEIAGVASAIGAAFGGAIAITTTSGPGMNLKAEAVGLAVKTELPIVITDIQRAGPSTGMPTKPEQADLLMAMYGRHGESPIPIIAAATPADCFDCAYEAVRIATKYMTPVILLTDGQLANGAEPWLVPDADKLPEIKVEFRTDPAGYMPYIRDPETMARPWAVPGTPGLEHRLGGLSTEDQTGNISYSPANNELMVRQRARKIAGIAREIAPIEIFGEGNGGELVVLGWGSTFGPIREAVKQLRAKGKNVSHIHLRYLNPLPSDLGDKLKTFRKVMVAEMNMGQLLKMVRADYLVDAVGCNKIQGRPFKVSELTNRILRALEG, encoded by the coding sequence ATGGCTCTACCACCTGAGGCAGCCGGACAAACCGCGGAATCCCACGGTCTGGCCGGTGGGGGTGCGGGACACAAGCGGCGCGAAAAGGTCGAACACGTCGTCATCCGGTTCGCGGGCGACTCGGGCGACGGGATGCAGCTCGCCGGAATGCAGTTCACGACTGAATCGGCGCTGGCCGGCAACGATATAGCGACCCTGCCCGATTTTCCCGCCGAGATACGCGCTCCTGCCGGAACGCTCGCCGGGGTCAGCGGTTTCCAGGTAAATTTTTCCAGCAGCGAAATCTTCACCGCCGGCGATGAACCCGACGTGCTGGTGGCGATGAATCCGGCGGCGCTCAAAGCCAACCTCGACGACGTGCCGCCTAACGGCGTGATTATCGCCGACGTTGCGGCTTTCAGCGAGTCCAACCTCAAGCGCGCCGGCTTCACCTCCAATCCACTCACCGATCATTCGCTCGACAAGTACCAGGTCTTCCAGGTTGACGTTACCAGGATGACGACGCTGGCGCTTCGCGATTCGGGGCTCAACAACCGCGCCGTGATGCGCTGCCGCAACCTGTTCGTGCTCGGCCTGGTGTCGTGGCTCTATCAGCGGCCCATCGCGAGCACGGAGAACTGGCTGGCCGGACGTTTCCGCAAGTTGCCCGACGTGCTCGCCGCCAACGTAAAGGCGCTCAAGGCGGGCTACAATTACGGCGAGACTACCGAAGCGTTCGCAAGCTCGTATATCGTCGATCCCGCGCGCATCGCCAAGGGCTTCTACCGCAACATCACGGGCAACAGCGCGACGGCGCTCGGGTTCGTGGTCGCGGCATGCCGCGCGAAGCGCCCCCTGTTCCTGGGCTCGTATCCGATTACTCCCGCCAGCGATGTGCTTCACGATCTCGCCGGCTTCAAGAATTTTCCCGTCTATACCTTCCAGGCCGAGGACGAGATCGCGGGCGTGGCTTCGGCGATCGGCGCTGCGTTCGGCGGTGCGATCGCGATAACCACGACTTCCGGCCCCGGCATGAACCTCAAGGCCGAGGCGGTGGGCCTCGCGGTCAAGACCGAACTGCCGATAGTTATCACGGATATCCAGCGCGCCGGCCCCTCGACCGGGATGCCGACCAAGCCGGAGCAGGCGGACCTGCTGATGGCGATGTACGGGCGGCACGGCGAATCACCGATTCCGATTATTGCGGCGGCGACTCCGGCCGACTGTTTCGATTGCGCTTACGAAGCCGTGCGTATCGCGACCAAGTACATGACCCCGGTGATCCTGCTGACCGACGGCCAGCTCGCCAACGGCGCCGAGCCATGGCTGGTGCCCGACGCCGACAAGCTGCCCGAGATCAAAGTCGAGTTCCGCACCGATCCGGCCGGCTATATGCCTTACATCCGCGACCCCGAGACGATGGCGCGGCCGTGGGCGGTGCCCGGCACGCCCGGCCTGGAGCATCGGCTAGGCGGCCTTTCGACCGAGGACCAGACCGGCAATATCAGCTACTCGCCGGCCAACAACGAGCTGATGGTGCGGCAGCGGGCGCGCAAGATTGCGGGCATCGCGCGCGAGATTGCGCCGATCGAGATCTTCGGCGAGGGCAATGGCGGCGAGCTGGTGGTGCTCGGATGGGGTTCGACCTTCGGGCCGATTCGCGAGGCGGTCAAGCAATTGCGCGCCAAGGGCAAGAACGTCTCGCACATCCACCTGCGCTATCTGAATCCGCTGCCGAGCGACCTCGGCGACAAGCTAAAGACGTTCCGCAAGGTGATGGTCGCCGAGATGAACATGGGACAACTCCTCAAGATGGTGCGCGCGGACTACCTGGTGGACGCCGTCGGCTGCAACAAGATCCAGGGGCGTCCGTTCAAGGTCAGCGAGCTGACCAACCGTATCCTGCGCGCGCTGGAGGGCTGA